The following coding sequences are from one Epilithonimonas vandammei window:
- a CDS encoding DHH family phosphoesterase, translating into MFTDKEISEINHLLVPENNIVIVTHYNPDGDAIGSSLGLKHYLKTKGIDAIVITPNDFPKFLKWMPEAKKILIADYKRKMAGEAIYNADVIFCLDFNSPSRIGILGDWVTKSRAKKVLIDHHQMPEQFDYVYSDTTVPATCQMVYHFIQANNDEKLVNLDIARCLYTGIMTDTGGFRFRSTSATTHRIVADLIEKGADPAVITSNTWDTNTISRLHLLSLVLSRIELTKEGKVAILWLKRSELKEYGFEKGDTEGFVNYGLSVLGTKMAVFFMEDLYEDFIKISFRSKDSVDTNQFARKHFNGGGHINASGGKYFKSIEETIEDFKEKIEAEDF; encoded by the coding sequence ATGTTCACAGACAAAGAAATTTCAGAAATCAATCATCTTCTCGTTCCGGAAAATAACATCGTTATTGTAACGCATTATAATCCTGACGGAGACGCCATTGGTTCTTCTCTTGGTCTTAAACATTATTTGAAAACAAAAGGAATCGACGCGATTGTAATTACGCCAAACGACTTTCCAAAATTCCTAAAATGGATGCCGGAAGCCAAGAAAATTCTGATTGCAGATTACAAAAGAAAGATGGCTGGAGAAGCGATTTATAATGCTGATGTTATTTTTTGCCTCGACTTTAATTCACCTTCAAGAATTGGGATTTTAGGCGATTGGGTAACGAAATCCAGAGCCAAAAAAGTTTTGATTGACCATCACCAGATGCCGGAACAGTTCGATTATGTCTATTCTGACACGACAGTTCCTGCGACTTGCCAGATGGTTTATCATTTTATCCAAGCGAATAACGACGAAAAATTGGTGAATCTTGATATTGCACGATGTCTTTATACAGGAATAATGACTGATACGGGCGGTTTCCGGTTCCGTTCTACGAGTGCAACAACTCATAGAATTGTGGCAGATTTGATTGAAAAAGGCGCCGACCCAGCCGTTATCACTTCTAATACTTGGGACACAAACACCATTTCACGTTTACATCTTCTTTCTTTAGTTCTTAGTAGAATTGAGTTGACGAAAGAAGGAAAAGTAGCTATTCTTTGGCTAAAACGTTCTGAACTGAAAGAATATGGCTTTGAAAAAGGTGACACAGAAGGTTTTGTAAATTATGGACTCAGCGTTCTTGGAACCAAAATGGCAGTTTTCTTTATGGAAGACCTTTATGAGGATTTCATCAAGATTTCTTTCCGTTCCAAAGATTCTGTGGATACGAATCAGTTTGCAAGAAAACACTTCAACGGCGGCGGACATATCAATGCTTCTGGTGGAAAGTATTTCAAATCGATAGAGGAAACTATTGAGGATTTTAAAGAGAAGATTGAAGCGGAGGATTTTTAA
- a CDS encoding OmpA/MotB family protein: protein MRLFKILTITAVGLSLASCVSKKQFDALNLNYKQCVEDAGERMRQIQDLKGENSSLKGQNDLLVGQNNALKSSLDACLSNAGKGSANIDKLVGEINASNAYIKQLISGKSKNDSLNIALSNKLKRSLDNVADQDVDVKVLKGVVLISLSDKMLYQVGKYDIQPAAADVLAKVAKVINDYDTYSVLIEGNTDNTPLNSANAPRDNWDLSALRATAVAKVLQNQFGVNPNRITAGGRGEYNPKTTNASVSGRSENRRTEIIIMPKLDEFMKLMDIAPVKK, encoded by the coding sequence ATGAGATTATTTAAAATTTTGACCATCACTGCCGTGGGACTTTCCTTGGCATCGTGTGTCAGCAAAAAACAATTCGACGCGCTTAATCTGAACTACAAACAATGCGTGGAAGATGCTGGCGAAAGAATGCGCCAAATCCAAGATTTGAAAGGAGAAAATTCTTCTCTAAAAGGGCAGAACGACTTGCTAGTTGGACAAAACAACGCTCTTAAATCCAGTTTGGATGCTTGTTTATCTAACGCAGGTAAAGGTTCTGCAAACATTGATAAATTAGTTGGAGAAATCAACGCTTCTAATGCTTATATCAAGCAATTGATTTCCGGAAAAAGCAAAAATGACAGTTTGAATATCGCGTTATCTAACAAATTGAAACGTTCACTTGACAACGTTGCAGACCAAGATGTAGATGTGAAAGTTCTGAAAGGTGTTGTATTGATTTCATTATCTGATAAAATGCTTTACCAAGTTGGAAAATATGACATCCAACCAGCTGCAGCAGATGTTTTAGCGAAGGTTGCAAAAGTAATCAACGATTATGACACATACAGCGTTTTGATTGAAGGTAATACAGATAACACGCCTCTGAACAGCGCCAATGCGCCGAGAGACAACTGGGATCTTTCCGCACTTAGAGCAACAGCAGTGGCGAAAGTTTTACAAAATCAATTTGGTGTGAATCCTAACAGAATTACCGCAGGTGGTAGAGGAGAATACAATCCTAAAACGACTAATGCATCCGTTTCCGGACGTAGCGAAAACCGTAGAACAGAAATCATCATAATGCCAAAATTGGATGAGTTTATGAAATTAATGGACATTGCTCCGGTGAAAAAATAA
- the tilS gene encoding tRNA lysidine(34) synthetase TilS, with protein MLHQPQQKTYLLAVSGGVDSMVLADLFQVSGFNFHIAHINYHLRNEDSNLDQKLVSDFCEKHKIPFHLYEVSENDNQPENSIQNWARELRYRYFREIQQKENLDYIVTAHHLNDQLETFIINLSKASGIRGLSGIPQNENGIVRPLLGFSKNEIYDFAKENQIEFREDKSNQKTDYLRNKIRHNIVPELEKINPDFLTNFSKSINYINQAKDFINQSVEDKIEILKINSSENQVVIDKEKFSQESELIRYEILKRFGFTDENEMQKVLTAQTGSSFFNSEFQLIINRNELIFEKKKEQRGKNKDEIFLQINENQIIIPQNLKNEIQEFGNCFWKIDQSKVQLPLKLRKKQEGDLFFPIGMIGKKKISKFFKDEKLSILAKQKIWLLCDADEQILGVLPFRQDGRFSSDKSSDYLEVRVNHIGT; from the coding sequence ATGCTCCACCAACCACAACAAAAAACATACCTTTTGGCTGTAAGTGGAGGAGTGGATTCTATGGTTTTAGCTGATTTGTTTCAGGTTTCGGGATTTAATTTTCATATTGCACATATCAATTATCATCTTCGTAATGAGGATTCTAACCTTGATCAAAAGCTGGTTTCTGACTTTTGCGAAAAACATAAAATTCCTTTCCATTTATATGAAGTTTCGGAAAATGATAATCAACCAGAAAATTCGATACAAAACTGGGCGAGAGAATTGAGATATCGTTATTTCAGAGAAATTCAACAGAAAGAAAATCTTGATTATATAGTTACAGCGCATCATCTGAATGACCAGTTGGAAACTTTTATCATTAATCTTTCCAAGGCGTCAGGAATCCGAGGGTTGAGTGGAATTCCGCAAAATGAAAACGGCATTGTTCGTCCGCTTCTTGGTTTTTCTAAAAATGAAATTTATGATTTTGCCAAAGAGAATCAAATTGAATTTCGGGAAGATAAATCCAATCAGAAAACAGATTATCTAAGGAATAAAATCAGACATAACATTGTTCCGGAATTAGAAAAAATCAATCCTGATTTTCTGACCAATTTTTCAAAAAGTATCAATTATATTAATCAAGCAAAAGATTTTATCAATCAATCTGTTGAAGATAAAATTGAAATTCTTAAGATAAATTCTTCGGAAAATCAAGTCGTTATTGATAAAGAAAAGTTCTCACAAGAATCTGAATTGATTCGATATGAGATTTTGAAAAGATTTGGTTTTACAGATGAAAACGAAATGCAGAAAGTTCTGACTGCACAAACGGGAAGTTCGTTTTTTAATTCAGAATTTCAATTAATCATCAATAGAAACGAATTGATTTTTGAAAAGAAAAAAGAACAAAGAGGAAAGAATAAAGACGAAATATTTTTACAGATTAATGAAAATCAGATCATTATTCCTCAAAATTTAAAAAATGAAATCCAAGAATTTGGTAATTGTTTTTGGAAAATCGATCAATCAAAAGTTCAATTACCTCTGAAATTGAGAAAGAAACAAGAAGGCGATTTGTTTTTTCCTATTGGAATGATTGGTAAAAAGAAAATTTCGAAGTTTTTTAAGGATGAAAAATTGTCTATTTTAGCCAAGCAAAAAATCTGGCTTCTTTGTGATGCTGATGAACAAATCTTAGGTGTTTTACCTTTTCGCCAAGACGGAAGATTTTCATCAGATAAATCATCAGATTATTTGGAAGTTAGAGTTAACCACATAGGCACATAG
- a CDS encoding alpha/beta fold hydrolase: MLNYEIEGKGTENLILLHGFMENLSIWDDMIPFLSEKFRLVKIDLPGFGKSDVVAKIQTSEIMADEVKKVTDELGFKEFHLLGHSMGGYISLAFAEKYPELLKSFTLFFSTYFADDEAKKETRRKGLRIIKENLRAFVNAGVPNLFNPNEHDILESKIKLAKETAYTSSVEGVLASQKGMIERVDRKSVLENFEGKILVLSGKHDSAVNSEKTIKNLPDRTNIKSYVLDCGHNGHWEKPEICASIINTELLHHLPKNLVF, translated from the coding sequence ATGCTCAATTACGAAATAGAAGGAAAAGGAACCGAAAACTTAATTTTACTTCACGGATTTATGGAAAATCTGTCGATTTGGGATGATATGATTCCGTTTCTGTCAGAGAAATTCCGATTAGTAAAAATCGATTTGCCAGGTTTTGGAAAATCTGATGTTGTTGCAAAAATTCAAACTTCTGAGATAATGGCGGATGAAGTCAAAAAAGTAACGGATGAATTGGGTTTTAAGGAATTTCATTTGCTGGGACATTCGATGGGTGGCTATATTTCTTTGGCTTTTGCTGAAAAATATCCTGAGCTTTTGAAATCTTTTACCTTATTTTTCTCCACCTATTTTGCTGATGACGAAGCAAAAAAAGAAACCCGAAGAAAAGGACTGAGAATCATCAAAGAAAATCTCAGAGCATTTGTCAACGCAGGTGTTCCGAATCTTTTCAACCCAAATGAGCACGATATCCTGGAGTCAAAAATCAAACTTGCAAAAGAAACCGCTTACACTTCTTCCGTTGAAGGTGTTTTGGCATCTCAAAAAGGAATGATAGAAAGAGTTGATAGAAAATCGGTTTTAGAAAACTTTGAAGGTAAAATTCTGGTTCTTTCGGGCAAACACGACTCCGCTGTCAATTCCGAAAAAACCATCAAAAATCTTCCTGACAGAACCAATATCAAATCTTATGTGCTGGATTGCGGACACAATGGACATTGGGAAAAACCCGAGATTTGCGCTTCGATTATCAATACAGAATTATTGCATCATTTACCAAAAAATCTTGTTTTTTAA
- a CDS encoding DUF1304 domain-containing protein has translation MEIISKILIAIVAWEHLYILYMEMFAWETLGKKTFKNIPSELFKPTKSLAANQGLYNGFLSAGLIWSLFICETVWSKNVAVFFLGCVIAAGIYGALSASKKIFFVQALPAIIALIFVLLR, from the coding sequence ATGGAAATCATATCAAAAATTCTCATCGCAATTGTCGCTTGGGAGCATCTATACATTCTTTATATGGAGATGTTTGCTTGGGAAACATTGGGCAAAAAAACATTCAAAAATATTCCATCAGAGCTTTTTAAACCCACGAAAAGCTTGGCGGCTAATCAAGGACTTTATAACGGATTTTTATCAGCTGGACTCATTTGGAGTTTGTTTATTTGTGAGACAGTTTGGTCAAAAAATGTTGCTGTCTTTTTTCTTGGATGCGTAATTGCCGCAGGGATTTACGGTGCATTATCAGCCTCAAAGAAAATATTTTTTGTTCAAGCTTTACCGGCAATTATTGCGCTGATTTTCGTTTTGTTAAGATAA
- a CDS encoding T9SS type A sorting domain-containing protein, translating into MKKFYILLLSFLWVFGFSQNPDLLNTEWKITKFVGELSPTEQLPPSMPYQQVTKFETSPNRLYLSFFNMLSADVSFNGQNSFTVSNKTCTLADYWGDNGQVNQFFGLLCSFFAINGNYFYTIENNGNEKTLIISNAIFQSIYFKSAILSVKNNALKKSNVFPNPVSDFLKIENLKPNSNMEIVDSSGKLVKSISGNSSDKTEINVRNLTPGIYYLKINGESVQKIIKK; encoded by the coding sequence ATGAAAAAATTTTACATTTTACTTTTGAGCTTTTTATGGGTATTTGGATTTTCACAAAATCCTGATTTACTAAATACAGAGTGGAAAATTACCAAGTTTGTGGGAGAATTGTCCCCAACAGAACAATTACCTCCGTCTATGCCTTATCAGCAGGTTACAAAGTTTGAAACAAGTCCGAATCGTCTTTATTTATCCTTTTTTAATATGCTTTCGGCGGATGTAAGTTTTAATGGACAAAATAGCTTTACAGTAAGCAATAAGACTTGTACTTTAGCAGACTATTGGGGCGATAATGGCCAAGTTAACCAGTTTTTTGGGTTGCTCTGTTCTTTTTTCGCAATTAATGGTAACTATTTTTACACCATAGAAAATAATGGAAATGAAAAGACATTGATAATTAGTAATGCTATTTTTCAGTCAATTTATTTTAAATCTGCAATCCTTTCCGTTAAAAATAATGCGTTAAAAAAGTCTAACGTTTTTCCAAATCCAGTTTCTGATTTCTTGAAAATCGAAAATCTGAAGCCTAACTCCAATATGGAAATCGTGGACAGCTCCGGAAAATTAGTAAAATCAATTTCTGGCAACAGTTCGGACAAAACCGAAATCAATGTCAGAAATCTCACTCCAGGAATTTATTATTTGAAAATTAACGGAGAATCTGTTCAGAAGATTATCAAAAAATAA
- a CDS encoding C40 family peptidase, with protein sequence MTKGICNVSIAPMRAESSDKSEIVSQLLYGESADILEVKDNWTKIKTHYDNYEAWMDTKQISPVSDEFLSSRKVNLVKEPFQSAMLENGRTLVSIGSEVSFDPISPTRGANLSESIVNCAKEFLNVPYLWGGKSFFGIDCSGFTQIIYKIHGIKIPRDAYQQAEIGDALTFIEEAKPGDLAFFENKEGRIHHVGIILADQKIIHAHGKVRIDSLDSSGIFNKDQNKHTHKLRFIRSYF encoded by the coding sequence ATGACAAAAGGCATTTGTAATGTTTCCATTGCTCCAATGAGAGCCGAAAGTTCTGACAAAAGCGAAATTGTATCGCAACTTCTTTACGGAGAATCTGCGGATATTCTGGAAGTTAAAGATAATTGGACGAAAATAAAAACCCATTACGACAACTACGAAGCTTGGATGGACACAAAACAAATCTCTCCTGTTTCAGACGAATTTTTGTCATCAAGAAAAGTTAATCTTGTGAAAGAACCTTTCCAATCTGCAATGTTGGAAAATGGCAGAACGTTAGTTTCTATTGGTTCAGAAGTTTCTTTTGACCCTATTTCTCCAACTCGCGGCGCAAACCTCAGCGAAAGTATAGTCAACTGCGCCAAAGAATTCCTAAATGTTCCTTATTTATGGGGCGGAAAAAGCTTTTTTGGAATTGATTGCAGTGGTTTTACACAAATCATCTATAAAATTCACGGTATCAAAATTCCGAGAGACGCCTATCAGCAAGCAGAAATTGGAGATGCTTTAACTTTTATTGAAGAAGCTAAACCTGGCGACCTTGCCTTCTTCGAAAATAAAGAAGGAAGAATACATCACGTTGGGATTATCTTAGCAGACCAAAAAATCATCCACGCGCACGGAAAGGTAAGAATTGACAGTTTGGATTCATCAGGAATCTTCAATAAAGATCAAAATAAACATACGCATAAATTAAGATTTATCAGATCTTATTTCTAA
- a CDS encoding thioredoxin family protein gives MKDLKLVLSTLFLFIITLFNAQIKNPVKFKFAVNPVGKDEYEAVLTGTIEDKWHIYSQDLPPDSGIPTEFKITSKQGIQLIGKVQEIGKKHDEFSEAFGAQIVYYSNKVVFKQKFKPKDASKPATITAEIMYQTCNDRVCLAPNTLEFEKQIEGSKTAVAQEEKVEKTKDTIYEVAPMGKVGTVLKPTNIEAQAPTVAKQEGLKIISLDFKNPLTNCGAEQQKPQNDNWLVLGLGFLGGLIALLTPCVFPMIPLTVSFFTKGNKDKAKGKRDAFIYGFFILLIFVLLSIPFHIIDGISGNIFNQISTNIWLNLFFFAIFLFFALSFFGYYEITLPSSIANKSSKAEEAGGLIGIFFMALTLVIVSFSCTGPILGSLLGGVVAGATNVPTLLTFALAGFGLAWALVFGLLALFPQALQSLPKSGGWMNTVKVVLGFIELALALKFLSKADLVSKTFLLKRELFIVIWIIIAIGLVVYLFGKIRFPHDDKKPKISLTRRILGVFGIVFIGYLIQGLIPSEKPKLQMLSGILPPLNVSYFHKEEDGILGLKPYHNYFEAIEVAKKENKPVLIDFTGYGCENCRKMEEFVWSQDDVLPILQNDLIIASVYVDDKEELPENEQIKIDMGEGQMKKVKTIGDKWSLFQQVNFNNNSQPHYVLVTPDQKVINSPVSGYMSKEDFKKFLKCGIDYFKNK, from the coding sequence ATGAAAGATTTAAAACTAGTGTTGTCAACACTTTTTCTATTTATAATAACCCTATTCAATGCGCAGATAAAAAATCCGGTTAAGTTCAAATTCGCTGTAAATCCTGTTGGGAAAGACGAATATGAAGCTGTTTTAACTGGAACTATTGAAGATAAATGGCATATTTATTCTCAGGATTTACCTCCAGATTCCGGAATTCCTACAGAATTTAAAATCACTTCAAAACAAGGCATTCAATTAATCGGAAAAGTTCAGGAAATAGGAAAAAAGCACGATGAGTTTTCGGAAGCTTTCGGAGCGCAGATTGTTTATTATTCTAATAAAGTGGTTTTCAAGCAGAAATTCAAACCGAAAGATGCTTCCAAACCTGCGACAATTACAGCTGAAATAATGTATCAGACGTGTAATGACCGCGTTTGTCTGGCACCAAATACTTTAGAATTTGAAAAACAAATTGAAGGAAGTAAAACAGCGGTTGCACAAGAAGAAAAAGTTGAGAAAACAAAAGATACGATTTACGAAGTTGCTCCTATGGGCAAAGTTGGAACGGTTCTAAAACCGACAAACATTGAAGCGCAAGCTCCAACAGTTGCAAAACAAGAAGGTTTGAAAATTATTTCTTTGGACTTCAAAAATCCTTTAACGAATTGTGGAGCCGAGCAACAAAAGCCTCAAAACGATAATTGGTTGGTTCTTGGATTAGGCTTTTTAGGTGGACTAATTGCATTGCTCACACCGTGCGTTTTCCCAATGATTCCGTTGACAGTTTCATTCTTCACAAAAGGCAATAAAGACAAGGCAAAAGGTAAAAGAGATGCGTTTATTTACGGATTTTTCATTCTCCTGATTTTTGTTTTATTGAGTATTCCGTTTCATATTATTGATGGAATTTCGGGGAATATTTTCAACCAGATCTCAACCAATATTTGGCTGAATTTATTCTTCTTCGCTATATTTTTATTCTTTGCATTAAGCTTTTTCGGTTATTACGAAATCACTTTGCCAAGTTCCATCGCCAACAAATCTTCCAAAGCTGAAGAAGCTGGCGGGTTGATTGGGATTTTCTTTATGGCTTTGACTTTGGTTATCGTTTCGTTCTCTTGTACAGGTCCGATTTTGGGAAGTTTATTAGGTGGAGTTGTGGCTGGAGCTACTAATGTTCCAACATTATTGACATTCGCTTTGGCTGGTTTCGGATTAGCTTGGGCATTGGTTTTTGGCTTGTTAGCTTTATTTCCGCAAGCGTTGCAAAGTTTACCAAAATCCGGAGGTTGGATGAACACGGTAAAAGTTGTACTTGGATTTATCGAGTTGGCTTTAGCTCTTAAATTTCTTTCAAAAGCAGATTTGGTTTCCAAAACATTTTTATTGAAAAGAGAATTGTTCATCGTAATTTGGATTATCATTGCGATTGGATTAGTCGTTTATTTATTCGGGAAAATCAGATTTCCACACGATGATAAGAAACCGAAAATCAGTTTAACAAGAAGAATTCTTGGTGTGTTTGGGATTGTATTTATTGGATATTTGATTCAAGGATTGATTCCTTCAGAAAAACCTAAATTACAAATGTTAAGCGGGATTTTGCCTCCGTTAAATGTCAGCTATTTCCATAAAGAAGAAGACGGAATTCTGGGTTTGAAGCCTTATCATAATTACTTTGAAGCAATTGAAGTGGCGAAGAAAGAAAATAAGCCAGTTCTGATAGATTTCACAGGTTACGGTTGTGAAAATTGCCGAAAAATGGAGGAGTTTGTATGGAGCCAGGATGATGTTTTACCGATTCTTCAGAATGATTTAATCATTGCTTCGGTTTATGTGGACGATAAGGAAGAATTGCCAGAAAATGAACAGATCAAAATAGATATGGGAGAAGGTCAAATGAAGAAAGTGAAAACAATTGGCGACAAATGGAGTTTGTTCCAGCAGGTTAATTTCAACAACAATTCCCAACCGCATTATGTTTTGGTAACGCCTGACCAAAAAGTGATTAACTCGCCGGTTTCTGGTTATATGTCAAAAGAGGATTTCAAAAAATTCCTGAAATGTGGAATTGATTATTTTAAGAATAAATAA
- a CDS encoding O-methyltransferase, with the protein MSYFEEMDKEMDRYLEETASEEPSILKKLRKETYQKTTQPHMISGYLQGRLLSILSHIVQPKNVLEIGTFTGYAALSMAEGLPKDGKIYTIDKNEDLAYIPQKYFAESDYKDQIQFIIGDAKEEIKKLDKVWDLIFIDADKESYLEYLKLIKPNLRSGSIILIDNVLWYGKVLENNPKDKQTEQIKLVNKIIAEDPDFENLILPLRDGLHLIRKK; encoded by the coding sequence ATGAGTTACTTCGAAGAAATGGACAAAGAAATGGATCGCTATCTGGAAGAAACAGCTTCTGAAGAACCATCGATTCTCAAAAAATTAAGAAAAGAAACCTATCAGAAAACGACTCAACCGCATATGATTTCCGGTTACTTGCAAGGTCGTTTGTTGAGTATTCTATCGCATATCGTTCAGCCAAAAAATGTATTGGAAATCGGGACTTTTACTGGTTATGCCGCTTTGAGTATGGCAGAAGGCTTACCAAAAGATGGAAAAATCTATACAATCGACAAGAATGAGGATTTAGCTTACATTCCGCAAAAATACTTTGCAGAAAGCGATTATAAAGACCAAATCCAATTCATCATCGGAGATGCTAAAGAAGAAATCAAAAAACTGGATAAAGTATGGGATTTGATCTTCATTGATGCTGATAAGGAAAGCTATTTGGAGTATTTGAAGCTCATTAAACCCAATCTACGTTCAGGAAGCATCATTCTTATCGATAACGTTCTTTGGTACGGAAAAGTACTTGAAAACAATCCAAAAGATAAACAGACCGAGCAAATCAAATTGGTTAACAAAATCATTGCAGAAGATCCGGATTTCGAAAATCTAATCTTACCTTTGCGAGACGGATTACACCTGATTAGAAAGAAATAA
- a CDS encoding GxxExxY protein — translation MTQKQITELTYKILGACIEVHKTLGPGLLEIVYHKALKEEFRIQNINYKSEFIIPVKYKDIDLNCGFQCDFIVEDSIVIEIKSVKEFHDIHKAQILNYMNLLNVPKGILVNFNVTNIFKEGQQTFVNKYYEQLN, via the coding sequence ATGACACAAAAACAAATAACAGAATTGACCTATAAAATTTTGGGAGCTTGTATCGAAGTTCATAAAACTTTAGGTCCTGGTTTGTTAGAGATTGTCTATCACAAAGCATTAAAAGAAGAATTTCGGATTCAAAATATAAATTATAAATCTGAATTTATTATTCCTGTGAAATATAAAGACATTGATTTAAACTGTGGTTTTCAATGTGATTTTATTGTAGAAGATTCAATTGTTATCGAAATTAAATCAGTTAAAGAATTTCACGATATTCATAAAGCTCAGATTCTTAATTATATGAATCTTTTGAATGTTCCAAAAGGAATTTTGGTAAATTTCAATGTAACCAATATTTTTAAAGAAGGACAACAGACTTTTGTGAATAAATATTATGAACAATTAAATTAA